TTCCATTTTGCTTATTATATTCGAGTTGTGGAAAGCCACGATACTCACAATAACAGCCAAAACAAGCAgattttatatagaaatgaaTATGGTGTCTTACTATATTTCTCAATGAAGGCTTGCTTGGGTTTTAGTGGTTTTTGTTCAAACTCGTGAGTACATGCTTGGAGGAAAAGAGCTGGTCTGCTTCACTTTAAGTCATTCTTATCATTCATGATATTCGTCTTCCTTCATGGGTCGACCATGAGAAGATGTGTTGTGATTGGGAGCGGGTCACGGCAACTCCACCACAGGTCATCTGATAGAACTGTCCCTCTTAATGCAGGATCCTAACtatgatgattattattattacaaaatgaGGAAATATTATGAGAAACGTTCATGGTTGTTAAATGTGTCTCTATTAGAGCCTTTCAAGGAGTTAAGAAGCCTTAGTCTATCCCGTAATGCAATCGATGGTTGCATACCAGATGAAGGTACGTATGTTGTGAGGAATGAGgagttttaatatatatattctgaaatTCACATTGTGtctattacttttaattttaatcttatttgtaataatgccTTTGTATATCATTCCTGAAAAGTTTGAATTATTTCaactaaaaattctaaaattacctaattaatttgttatttttgttcgaaacagtactagttttatatataaaaggtctttaattataaatatttctgTAATTTTGCAAGCTGTAATTTTGTAAGTATAAGTAACCAGCTAACGTTAAAGCACGTGTTTCACTTTCAATAGGCGGCCAGGAGATATAAATTTGTATTGAGGGTGTATGCAAATTATACAGCTCCACTCAAAGATTCTAAACCCACtcggatatatatatagattaatattCACTCAATCTGTAAACTCTATCTATTTCTTAAGATATATTTTGCAGGATTTGAAAAGCTTTCAACCCTAAGGAATCTGGAAATTTTAAACCTTGGTTACAACTTCTTTGATGACAATAGCATTCTACAATCTCTGGGTGCTATCACTTCGCTCAAGACTTTAAATCTTACTTGGAATGAGTTGGAGGGATACTTTCCAGCACAAGGTACGTAATTAAAGTGATCTCTTctatctaattatattttaaatcagaGCATTCACTTACATATCTAATAATCTTATACTTTATTGTCAACTTGGATTATTAATGTAGAATTAGTTACGTTGAGAGATTTGAACACGCTGGATATAAGCGTGAATAGGTACAATGGTACCCTCCCAAATCAAGGCAAGTGCAAgctttaattgataaatttattttgttttaaaaaaggaCAATGAAAAAGTTTGTTTTGTTGCGTCTtccaataaattttcttaatttgcaGGTTTCGAAAGGCTAGCGGTACTGAGAAACTTGGAGACATTGATCCTCGATTGGAATAGGTTTGGCTACAGCGTCATTCCATCTCTAAGTAACCTTACATCCCTTATGACATTAAGTCTTTCAGGGAATAATATCAGATTTGATGAAGGAGTAAATGTTGAAggtaattatattattatattattaattcttgGTCCTATACTAATTGCTTttagtcattttaatttataccTTTTCTGAATGGATCACTTTCATCCCCAAACTCAAAGGTACTGATGAGTCTCGAATATCGGTGGTTATGGGTATTATACTCTAATTAATAGTACTTACGAGTTCAAGTGTTTTTTGTACTTATGATTTTAGTtgatcacatatatataataagctcTAGCTTTGATTGGGATTTTTCTGCATGTaattaaactaatttttctATAGACAAATGACGTGTTATAAGCATTTTTATCCTTTATATTGGATTTCTTAAACGTACGTGTTCTCCAAACTGTTGAATTACATGCAGCACCAGTCCTCATTACTTTGTTTAATTTGTCATTATCTTTTTTCActctcatataaatatatattatatatatatattcatgattattaattttcaattcTTTATTCTGAATAAAAGTCTGAATCAGCTTGCATATGTAGTTTATAAGTTCTAAATCACTAAGTCTCTTCTAAATACattcttatatgattttttttttatttcataataaaataaattaataaattaactaCAGATTAGAGAACttgaaaattaatattagaTCTTAGTTAAAATTCTATAAACGATTCTAATTTGTTTCAATCAATTATTGCAGTCAAATCCTTAAAGACTTTGAATCTTGCTCGCAATGAATCGACGAGATCCTTTCCAATTGAAGGAATGCATTTTAGCTTATGTTAGAAAAATACATCAGAATATACAACAGAAGTAATATTACATCGTTAGCAAATCTTAGATCTACTGTAGTTGTTCCACTGATTTTTGCCATTGTCATtgttcatctaaaattatctcattgaTAGTGTAGTGTGCTACTTGGTAGAAAGACAGAACAACATCCATATGTTTCACAACTTAAAATACTGGGACCAGAGAGACACACTCTTGAAAGAGagattttcacttttttgtCATGCTTAACATGGAGATGAGGTGCtgttaaatattatatatccacCTCCATGTAACCTACGGCTGGATATTTAAGCCCAGCCAAGGTTGGCCAATTTGGGCGCCCCTTTTTTATTACTGCTTATATATGGATCATAGATCTTAGTTAATTTATTTAAGATATTGGCTAATCAATTTATAATCTcgtatataaatttatttttcctataatCAATTTTTCATGCATTTAGTAGCTGCAGTCAAATCAAAGCTGGTGTATATGTCGATTTTTCAGCATGTTATTAATCCTTCTCGTTGGCATTTTAACAATACTTTTAATGCATAGAGTACATGTGcagtttagatattgagatgagattagatggttttaaataaaaattaaaagttaaataaaatattattagatttttttaatatttttattttttttaaaatttaaaaaaaattaaattatttattttattttatttagaaatttataaaaattataatgataaaattaaatgaaataagttgaaatgatttttatatccGAACTGTACTGCTAATTAAACAGTACTACTTGTGTGCCGCTTGAGATTCGCATGGGTTAACCCTTAGCTGGTGCACGTCGCTTTAATTATCAATGTATTTATAAGTATTCTTTACATGCACGTGTATTTAATTCTGTTCATTGTTGAAGGACATTAattgataaaagttattttGTTGTGTCTTCCAATAATTTTCTTGCAAGGTGGTACTAATTTCGAAAGGCTCGCCGTATTGAGAAATCTGAAGACATTGAATCTTGATGGGAAATTACTTTAATGACAGCATCATACCATCTCTAAGTGGGCTTACATCTCTTACGACATTGAATCTTGCGTGGAATAGAATACAAGGAGGAGGTGAAAGGTATTATTGATTCTCACACAGTACTCCatgtttgtttttaattatgTGCATCCCTTCTAAATGTATtcttaataacataaattaataaattattaattacagGTTGGAAAATGTTGTCAAGATTGGAGAATCTGGAGATATTAGATCTTAGTTTCAATTATGCCCTCAAGGACACTAGTCTTCAATCAATTGCTGCAGTCAATCTCTTAAGACTTTGAATCTTGTTGGGAATTGAGTTGGGCCGATCCAAAGGTATGCTGATTTTAGACTGATTGATGGCAGTCGCCTTgctattaaaatattcaattggtaCTTTAGTTTATTATATGTGGACAGatatatattgaattaatttagggatgtaatttaatttagttGAGATATTGACTAATCAATTTATAgtattagaatgaaatattaataatttcaaaataaataattacagcttaattaggattttttttcagatttaaaataatattcgtattcctatatatatttatatatgattattacGTCATCATGTTGTCCAAAAGTCTGAATCTTGCTTATGTACGTAGTTCACAAGTTCTAAATcactaaattttattcaaaaataaattctaattgtATTGGTTTTTTCTTCGTTTCATAATAACTACAAGTTGGAAAATGTTATCAAGATCGGAGAACTTGGAGATATTAGATCTTTTTCACTATTATACTAGTCTTCCTTCCCGTATgtataatacatacatacatatatatatgattaatttataatctcgtatataaaaatttattttccttaattataattaggtgattttttatatatgaaagaGTATCCTTTATTGAAAAGAGATTTAAACCAAAGCTTTGGATACATTGAGGGACAACTTTCAAATAAGTGATAGAGTCACTATTAATGCATAATGCATTTTTGCTCAAGGCATGAGCAACATTTTGTCTAGAGCTGTATCTCAGTTCAGTTTCAAGTTGCCTCGTGGTGGAGCTTCCCAAGAGTTGTGTGATTGCAGATTAATTACTAGGGGTATGATCTTAATTCTTTGTTTGTTGCTGAATCTGGCTAAGTTCCTCAATCAACTGTTTAATTAGCTTGCTGGACAATGACATTATCCGGatgaagaaaagcatttttaaaaaccatttcattCATTCTCTTCCATATATATCTTCCATGAGGTAATAGAAAATTCAATCATTTCATCATCCTCCAGTAACTCAAAAAGGCCTTCCACTAGCTCTCTAAAAGTCTGAAGTACTAGTGATAATTAACCCTTAGCTAGGGGTACTGTTTTCGAGCAATACTAGCTGGTGCACGTCGCTTTAATTATCAATGTATTTATAAGTATTCTTACACGTGTATTTAATTCTGTTGTTGAAGGACATTAATTTAGTTGAGATATTGCCTAATCAATTTATAGTATtataagaatgaaatattaatagtttcaaaataataattacagttTAAATATTAGGATGCTTTCTATATTTCTAATTGTattggtttttttcttcttttcataaaaaaataaattaataaattattaactaCAGGTTGGAAAATGTTGTCAAGATTGGAGAACCTAGAGATATTAGATCTTAGATACAATGAACTCAACGACACTAGTTTTCTTCAATCAATTGCTGCAGTGAAATCTCTTAAGACTCTCAATCTTCTTGGAAATCAGTTGACGGGATCCTTTCCAACCAAAGGTATGTTAATTTCTTAGGACGTCATTTGTCAGGTtacatgtatataatatgtgacatatatagcatgcatgttaattaaaaaaaaaacattaccaGAATTAATCTTTCTCTTTGGCAtttgaacaataattttaatgcATAGATTCGTAGGCTTTGAGATACAAGCGAATTACATTTGTAAGTGCCGCTTTGAATTAAATGTCAACATTATTTAGATTTGGACAAGATTTTAAGCTTGAATTTCATATCACCttagaaacaaaacaaaaaaaaaaaaaaaaaattgaaatcataaGATTGATTTGATAATCAAAGTCTAAATCATTCATGACGTTAAGGCAGTGATGATACTCATTGATGATAGTACGGGTTGTGCAATGGCAGCATGAAATATGTTATAACAACAAGTTCTATTATgatgtaattaaaatgagatcattttttaattttctgttatGCAGAGCTAGCAAATTTAACAAACTTGGAGGTTCTTATCTTGGGAGGTAATCATTTTGGTGGACGACTAGCAATCCAAGGTAAGAAAGAGTAATCTCATATGATGACATGAAGACTTAGTATTCTACGAATCTTTTGCATCCACTACACATGAAGAACACAATGTAACTATGACCTTAATTCGAAGTTCCATTGTCAAGTATCCATTGTTTTAAACAAGAATATACACATAAAGAGATGAAATTATCAACTTTCATTTGATTGGAGATGCTTAGGGTTAATATTAAGAATACTTTTGCCtcttcaaacatatatatttgttataaaatCAATTGTGATTTTTCTACAAAGGTATAATTGatacaaaaaaacaattatgatCAGAGTTACACTTAtaagtcttatatatatatatatatatatatatatatatatatatatatatataaagggggTTGGGGGAAGTCAAAGTTCAAGAATAAGTATCAAAATAGTGCATGGTAATTAATTGGTGGGCGAAAAACATAAGCAGTCCATCTTTATAGAGTTAGAAGTGGCCAATCTAAGCAAGTTAGAGAATTAATTTGGATATCAGTGCAAATTTGAACTTGGgaatcatttctcaatttgttGCGAAACTACTTTTGCGCAGGCCTTTACACTTTGTTAGCATTACCCTAATGATCTATAATTACTTATGAATTgaccatttttttaatattgaacaTAAAGGGGATTGGTCTTACCAATTGTTAGAGTAGAGCATAATCAATTTTGATGCTATTTGTTTTGACAGAATTTTGTGCATTGAAGAAGCTTGAAGTGTTAGATCTATCTGACAATTACTTTGACGGGATCCTACCTCCATGCATAAACAATATGACATCTCTTGTGGTGTTAGATATTTCTAATAACCAATTTAATGGAAATGCTTCATCATCATATGTAGAAGCCAGCGGAAGAAGTCTCAAGTACATTGATTTTAGTTATAACCAGTTTGTGGGCATATTCTCATTCAACTTATTTGCCAATTACTCTAAGCTTGAGGTTCTTAGATTCAACGGCCAAAACAATAAAGTTGAAATAGAAACTGAAGGTTCTATGGGTTGGTCCCCCTTGTTTCAGCTGAAGATCATCGAATTGCCCTATTGTAGTCTGAACAAGCTCACCGGTAGTATTCCAAA
The DNA window shown above is from Juglans microcarpa x Juglans regia isolate MS1-56 unplaced genomic scaffold, Jm3101_v1.0 JmScfU0038, whole genome shotgun sequence and carries:
- the LOC121245500 gene encoding LOW QUALITY PROTEIN: receptor-like protein 13 (The sequence of the model RefSeq protein was modified relative to this genomic sequence to represent the inferred CDS: deleted 1 base in 1 codon); this translates as MRKYYEKRSWLLNVSLLEPFKELRSLSLSRNAIDGCIPDEGFEKLSTLRNLEILNLGYNFFDDNSILQSLGAITSLKTLNLTWNELEGYFPAQELVTLRDLNTLDISVNRYNGTLPNQGFERLAVLRNLETLILDWNRFGYSVIPSLSNLTSLMTLSLSGNNIRFDEGVNVEGNYIIILLILGPILIAFSHFNLYLFLTTGWKMLSRLENLEILDLRYNELNDTSFLQSIAAVKSLKTLNLLGNQLTGSFPTKELANLTNLEVLILGGNHFGGRLAIQEFCALKKLEVLDLSDNYFDGILPPCINNMTSLVVLDISNNQFNGNASSSYVEASGRSLKYIDFSYNQFVGIFSFNLFANYSKLEVLRFNGQNNKVEIETEGSMGWSPLFQLKIIELPYCSLNKLTGSIPKFLLAQHELDTVNLSHNKLKGNFPNWLVENNTRLRVLDLQNNSFVGQLYLPTLIHTHMVWMDVSANHLDGKLSENIGRIFPNLVYLNLSNNKLEGNLPSSIGGMLYLDILDFSSNNFSGGVPRVLNTGCLLLSVLNLARNSFNGEIFVGTSQKILQMNDNQFTSITLVPNSTLDLLYLDISNNEISGTIPQWLGNASYLRTLVMANNDFYGRIPCELSMIGYFRPFS